The Anomalospiza imberbis isolate Cuckoo-Finch-1a 21T00152 chromosome 2, ASM3175350v1, whole genome shotgun sequence nucleotide sequence GctgaaatttttttattatggTGGAAGCTGTTTTTGTCCCTGGGGAGGGAGGCTTTGTTTGAGCAGTTCCCATATAAGGGCAATTCTACCTTTTaactttctcctttcttttcccttcatcTCTCTTTTCCAAAAGGAATGGGAACACTCTTTGATTCCCCTTCTGAAGCTGGGGTATGGGTCCAACACCAACACGAGGAGTGCACACTTTTGTTCTTGTTTGAGTAAGGAGCATTATTGCTAGCTTTAAGAGCTTAGAAATTCACAAGCCAGGGCTCTCCCACGTCGTCAGATTGTCCAGATACCCCGAGATAACAAATGTGAGGGCTTTTCATATGCTTTCTGGCCTCCTAGACCTTAGGATTTATTGTTCAAACTTGGTGTGGGTAAGTGAGAGGAGAGATTTTTCACATCCTTGTGCAGAGTCGCAGTGTCTGTGTTGGTGCTTGCAGGCATTAAATAGAAACCAGACCTCACAGCACCAGGAAGAGCCCAGCTCTGGTTGCTATCCCAGAGTGATCTCGctttctcagaaaaatctgGCTCTCCCAgaagagccaggagctgggtaAGAATGCAGCAGCCTTGCCCCATGCTGCACCGCAGCACATGCCAACCCCCTTGCTCTATGGGATCATCATTTAGCCAAGAGCTGTAGGACTTGATGGCCTCCCAACAGACCGTGGGCTGGGCCAACACTGCAGCGAGACCCAAGAGGTTGATCTCATGCagtgaaatataatataataattgCTAGGGGATGTGTCTTTGCACAGCAAGGCTGGGCGCCTTGCAGCTCCGCTTTTTGCAAAGCTGCAGAGCCCAATACCCACTGGACAGCCTGGCATAAAGTGGCACAATCCATCCAGCTTCCTTGTGGGACGACACAGTGTTCTTTAATCCAACCTGTTGCAGAGCAGTAGAGCCAAGGGGTCTtgtgcccctgcccaggcagcatggcctggcccagggcagccctctgcactgggacaggcaGAAGAGCAGCCCTTCGTGCACAATCATGGTCACTCACGCTGTGAGGTGGTTTGGTGTCAAGATCAGGGTTTGTGCTTCTGGACAGCCTGAACTGCAACGCCGCAGACACACAAACGTGGTCACAAAAATTATGCAGATGGGGGCAACTCTGCAATACATCTGCACACCCGTTGTTGAGGGTTGGAGCTGCTGTGACCCAGGGCTTTGGGGCTCGGGGGCAGATGGAGAGGCCAGTGGGCTGTGACAGGCCATGGGCCAGCCCCACTGTGGCAGGGCGTGCGGCCCAGCTGCCGTGCAGAGCCTGCGGTCGGTGTCCCCAGCTCCCCCCATCACAGGGCGGGCAGGCAGCCGTGGTGGGGCAGCGTTTGTGGCCGGGGGGGCCGATGGGCTTGGCAGCTGCCATCCCTGAAAACAAGAGGCCATGCATTCCTGGGCACGTTCTCCTTCCTGCCCCGGTGCTGTCATCCCCCCCTTCTCGGATAGCTTTGGGGTGAGCAGCTGCCGCTCCGTCCTCTCCCTTTGGCAGCCAGCGAGGCAAGGCCGATGGGATCTGACCAGCATTTGTCTCCCTAGATGGGAAGAGGAGTACACGGTGCGTGTCCAGCTTCAGGACCGGGTGACTGAGCTGCAGGAGGTGAGCCTTGCTGTTCCCCCTTTTCTACACCCCAGCTGCCCCACACTAGTGCTGATTTGCACATCTctctctccctggcacaggaaGCCCAGGAGGCCGAAGCTTGCCAGGAGGAGCTGGCCATGAAGGTGGAGCAGCTCAAGGCAGAGCTTGTTGTCTTCAAGGGTCTGATGAGCAATGTGAGTCTCTAATCCCTCTCCAACCCCACAGCAGTGTCCTACCCATGTGGCATGCCTGTGTAGAAAAGGGGTTCCTTGGTGGGGCCCATGCAGCAACTGGGAGGGTTGGTCTGGGGCACAGTGAGCAAAGCAGGGATGTGGGAGCAGTCCTGCACGAGAAGGAATGTGGCGGCACCGATTGCCATCTGTCTTGTGTAATATTCCTCCTCTGTTCCCTTCCTGTGGTCCCGTGGCTTCAGAACATCACGGAGCTGGACACCAAGATCCAGGAGAAGGCCATGAAGGTGGACATGGACATCTGCCGTCGCATCGACATCACTGCCAAGCTGTGTGATGTGGCACAGCAGCGGAACTGTGAGGACATGATCAAGATGTTTCAGGTGAGAAGCGCCCGCTGCTGCTCCCGACTCAGCCACCAGCTCTGGGGAGGAGAGATCCCAAAGGAGGTAGAAGAGACAACACCAGCCCCCTGCCCGGGGAGACACTTGGTCACCCTCGCCCTTGCTCCTTGCAGTCCCTTGCTTTCCGTCTCTCTCGGGACGACCGGGCAAAAGGGCACAGAGTGGAGGTAGAAAGCTTCAGATGTTGCTTTGGACATCAAGAGTCCCCTCAACCTCTTGCTGACCTGTTCTGTTGGGCCCGGGGACCCCACAGTGCTAGGGGaacagctgcaggagggagaCAAGTTGCTTGAGTGTCTGTCTCTAACTccatctctctcctttcccttcccctctccgtcatcttctctctgtctctcttctctgtctctgtctcttttctctttctggatgTTGCTGCCTTTCTGTCTCGCTCTTTATCCCTACAGAAGCAACTGGTTAGTTCCATTCAGttgagaaattttaaaaaatttaaactttctttaaaaaaggtCGGCCTATAAAAATATTGACATATTTCACCTTTTTCAGACtgtctcttttttcctgtttctgtcacTGTGTTTCCCTGTCTCTAGACTGGGGTGGTGGGTGATTTGAGTTTTTCTGCAGTAAAACCacattggttttttttctcatcaaaTTAATAGATTCCATCTTAAGTTGCTTagttttaattttagaaaatgcTAAAACCATGTTTTATCCATTGCACCCATCTTTAACCTGATCATAATGagcccatctctctctctctctctctcttttcttcctttctttctgtctttctctctttccctgcctTTCTGTCCCTCCACCATTCCTttcccctccatctcctcccaaCTACCTGCTCCTGACCTCGGACCTGGCCTCGTTTCTGTAGTCTCTGCACTTGTCTCCCGTTAAGGTCCCAGCCTCGGTGGGGCGGAAGCGGGAGCGCAAGCAGGTCAGCGACGAGGATACCTCGCTGTCAGAGAGCGATGCCTCCCGGAAACctgatgaggaggaggaggacgagaCCACGGCCATGAGTATCAATGAGGAAATGCAGAGGATGCTAAACCAGCTGTGAGTGCGGCTGTTGTGCACCTCTGCCCATGGTGTCGAGCCAGGCTCCAGCACCAGGCTCCCTGCTGgtcctgggatggggagggcGAGGGTGGTCTGTGGCTTCCCTTCCCAGGTGAGGGCGAGATGAAAGATGCTGCTGTGGAGAATGGTcactctgtgctctgtgcacaGCGGGAATGACCCCCTGGGGGACCTGAGCCCACCTATGCCAAGAGTGAGAGCTGGTCCAGCTCCCCTCCTCTTGCCCTCCTTCCTGTCTTTTGGGAAACTGCGCCTGGATTTGCTGGGGCTCCTGACCATAAAGCCAACCCCTTCCCCATCAGCTGTTGGGTTTGGGCACACCTGAGTTCATTCACCCTAACTAGgctcccaagagctgcagccctgctcgTGAGCGGGTGCAAGGCTTTGGCACCGACACAGCCccctgcctgctgtgctctCCTGCTGGGTGCTGATGTGCTGTTCCCTTGTGCCCAGGAGGGAATATGACTTTGAGGATGACTGTGACAGCCTCACGTGGGAGGAGACAGAAGAAACGCTGCTCCTCTGGGAGGACTTCTCTGGATATGCCATTGCAGCTGCAGAGGTGCAGGGGGAGGTAACGGTGGTGTCAGGGCCCTGAGGTCTTGTTGGGTTGGGACACTCGATCCTGCCTGAGCCTGGGAAGATGCTCTCTCAAAGACCAGATTTCAGCCCCTTTCCCTTTGCAGGCTGGTACAAGATGCTTTCCGGCCTTTTCTGCATGAATACATTACAGCATCCCTGTCGAGGTCTCCTTTTTAGAGACAGGCCAGGGACCAGTAGCCTGAGGGGTGTGCTGAGGGCGGGGTGCACACATGTGGGGAGAGCCACAGCCCATCCAGAACAGAACACTTCTCTGGGTGGACTGGTTTCTGGTGATCCTTGCTCATGTTCTCCAGCCCACCTACTCACTGTGCAGCAAAACTGCCTGAAGGGGGACCTTGGTGTCTGGTCAAAGCCCTTGTCATCCCAGATCTTTGGCTCTTGGCAGGCCTCTGGGGATGTGTCATGCTTGGGAACGGTCTGTGCTCTCCAAATCTTCAGTGCAATGCTGGACTTGTTCAGGCTGATGTGGTCACTGCCCAGTGTGGCGAGTCCTGAGTCTCTCAAGTCCATGTTGACAGGACTGACTCCTGTCTTATTTGTACTACACTGTAtatatttcttcctcttttcccagtgctgccagttcTTTCTCTGATTTGTCTCTCTCTTGCCTTTGGTTCCTCATGTTGGACGCTTCCCTGCCTCTAAACCTGCTGTCTGCTCTCCTCAGCAGCAGGATGACAGCCTGGAGAAGGTGATCAAGGACACAGAGTCGCTGTTCAAGAGCCGTGAGAAGGAGTACCAGGAAACCATCGACCAAATAGAggtgggagaaggaagaaatggGGGAGCCATGGCACAGAAGGGTGTGAAATGGGGGAGTGAGTCCCTGGGGGAGGGAGTCACAGTGCTGGAGCAGTCACTGGTAACGTGGGTGACAGCCCTTGGTCTGGCCGTGCCCACTGCCCTGCACCACATGGCCTGGGATCATCTTTGCACTGTTTCCCTTGAGCAGCTGGAACTGGCTACAGCCAAAAATGACATGAACCGGCACCTCCACGAGTACATGGAAATGTGCAGCATGAAGCGAGGCTTGGATGTGCAGATGGAGACTTGCCGGCGGCTCATCACTCAGTCTGGGGACAGGTGAGCTTCAGCAGGAGAGCCAGGACACCCGTGCCCTGGGTCTTGAAGCCAGGGTGGTGGTGAGAGGGAGCTGAAGGACATGGTAGAACTCCTGCCCTCCCTCGTGTGGAGAGAGGGCAGTTCCCAGAGGCTGTTGAACTCCTGGCTGGTCTCCACACAGGTCATGGTGCTGCCTCTGCAGAAGGTCACTTTTAACCTTTTTGACACACAGGAGTCACATTTGACACATGAAGCCAGACCTCctctgagagagagagaggagctgcCATTGTGCAGGGACATCGTGTAAGTCCCCAAAGGCCTTGGAGCCAGAGTGGCTCCAGGCTGGGGACCCCTGTGGTGAATTTCCACAGACCCCTAGCCTTACATACCTTGTCAAGGTTCTGCTCTGGGCAGGCCCCACGAGCAtctcccccagctctgcttcaTACTCTGAAATAGAATGGTGTCCTCTGGAACacccccccagcacccagggatTCCTGCAGACATACACATGCCCCAAAGGGGCACTTCAGCTTCTCTCCCTCTTGTGACTCCTGCCCACACTAAACTGGGTCCTTTCCCTCCCCCGGGTGATGCTATGACTGCTGCCCTTTATTGTTCTCTGCAGAAAGTCTCCTGCCTTCACCCCGACCTCCAACAGCGAGTCAGCCCCGAATGAGGAGAGCGAGGAATCTGACCGTGATCCCCCCAGCGATGCTTCCATCAGATAATGAGGGGAGGCCTGGCTCCCTTGGACCCCCTTCCTGGCACGGGGTTGCCTGAGTCACACCTGGGAGAGACTGTCAGGGACGTGGAACTACTGGTAAACGTCTGTCGCCCAGGCACACTCCCATTTTGGGGTGCTTGGCAgatcccacacaccccttcaCCGGCTACTTTGCAAATGGGAATAGCTAGATAGACCTGAGGGCccttgcccaggctgctctgccttcAGCCCCTTCTCTATTCCCTTTCCCTGCATTGGTTAAACCGTGGTTTGGGCAGGGAGGCTCCAAACCTGCCATGGTGGCGTTCTGCAGGACCTGTTCCCAGGcgcccccagacccacctcCTCTGGCCTCCGTCCTGGTACACTTGacctgcccctgccctccctgcgCTACGGAGCCAAACGAGAGCCGTACCTCCCTGCAAACTGGACCTGACACTGGTGCCAACTGGACCGAGCCGGGGGCTCTCCCTGTCCTTGCTGCTGGCCGGGCACCTGGCTGGTCCCCACACCGTGCCGGGCACCCCGAGCCCTCCCACGCCTTCtccagggcaggggctgagTCCCGCTCACTGTGCACTTTGCTTTGCCGCCCGTCGGCGATGCGCTCACGTCTGTGTTACGGGGGTGAGGTCATTAAATGGGACAATTTCCTTTTCTACAGCTTCGCTGAGTGTgggctctccctgtgctgtgtggGCGATGCGTGGCTTGAGGCGGGGCTGTCGTCCATCAGACCCCAAGCCCACATCAGTGGGTCTCCCCATGGGAGTCCCATCCCTTGGGCATGCCAGGTGGGACTGGCAGAAGGGACAGTGGTGAGATCCCTGTGCTTAGAGCCACTGGCCCTCAACAGGTACTGGTGCTGCATGGGCTGCCTTGTTTTTAACCTGGAGCATCATCAGTGCAGAGGCTGAAGGATTGAAAATGGAACTGATTCTGGCTTGTGAACCTCTTCCTGTTTCCTGGCCTCTTCTGCCACACCAGGGCATCCCAGACCaccttcctgcctgccctcagaGCCATATCCCACCTCAGTGTAACCACAGTGGGGGATCCCCTGTCCCACCATCTCCTGTGGCATTttcctggctggctgcagcacctGCTCCTCTGGTGATGGTGACGGGaggctgggccctggcagggtGTCAGGAGGGAGTGAGCAGCCTCCAGAGAGGCAGTGTGATCACTGAGAAGTGGACACAGCCTGCACAGCCAAGGCAGGTGAAGCTCTGGAGAAAAAATGCTTCCTACTAAAGGTACTGAAGGGAAGAGAAAGTACATGGCAGTAGAGTTTTTGGATCATCGCTAAGGTTACGTATGGAAGATAAAATGGGGGCTGAGGGATGCACAGTTTCTCTCTGTAGATGTGGCCTGGGtagctgatgctgctgggtGCTTGAGGTGGGAGCGCTGTGGCATCCATGCACTGCACCACAGTGTCCGTGTTTGGGCAGGGTGAGGTGCTCTGCCCATGCCTGCACAATGTGTTAAGGTATGTGTTGGCATTtcagcaggggctgagctggttggagcaggcagggaggcgaGTCCCTGCAAACGGCAGAAGAATTGAGCAGGAAACAGGAAATCAGGGTGCAGGTGGagcactgctggtgctggggaaTGGCAGTTCTCAGCCTGTggtctgctgcagctcctgactGCCGTCTTCACTTCTTGCAGGAAGATGGGAAAGTGTTTCATGGGAGCAACAGggtgctgggaagcagcagaagcCCTGGCTGCCTGTGGGTGTGTGAGTAGGTGGGAGGTGTGTGCCTCAGTGCCTGCCATGGCCCTCACCTCTATGCCACCTTGTTCAActgtttccatttctttccctcatccctctttatttttctacctAAAAGAGCTAAAGCCAGAGGAAATATTATACTATTTCAGTTTTCTACTTTCAAGTGATGATGCCTCACACACACAGCAGATCAGGGGTCACTTCCTATCCTGTCTGGAGGCTCTTCAGTTTCATGTAAATCCCCTTTCCTGTAGGCATCTTTGCActgttttctgtcctttctcTCCTGTGGAGAGTTCTGTGAGTGGCTGACAACTGGTTTTCCCTGTGCATAATCCAGGACATGCATACCTTTGCCTTGGTACTGCTTAAGGGACATACAAGACTGCAGAGTACATACCCTGAGAGATTTCAGGAATGAAGCACAGGACTGACATCTCTGCCTTGAGCAGTCAttgcccagaggagcagcaggtggTAGACACCCGTGTCCCAGGACGCGTGGTGACCCTGGTCCCACACTGCCTGCCAGGACTCCATTTGCAGTGAAACCGAAAATCTCTGCCACCCACGTGTGCAAGATGCTGTTCCCTGGTGAATTGTATCACCAGCAAGAGGCTCTATTCCCCCACCAATCTGACAGCCTCCAAGATCTCTCCGGCAGGATATGCGGCATGGATCCTTTGCCTCAGCAATTCCTCAGTGTGGGAAGCGCAGCCCAAGGCCCCTGGTGTTAGCTGGGCCACCTACCTGTCCAGCAGTGGTGACCCCACATCTTTGATGCTGAAATGAGATGTGTTCCCTCCATCTATTGAGTTCTTCTCTGTGGGCTCCTTTTCATTCTTTGGGGGGTGTGGAGCCTGCTTTTCTCCACCACGCACCCTGCTGGGAACTGTGATGTCTAGGAACTACGCAGTGCTGTGTTGCTTCTTGAGTCCCTAATGTCGCCTCTTTTCCAGGACACTTCTTGGCAGTGCCTGCTCAGGAAGCAATATCAAGTCCTGTCTAGCTCAGTGTTGGTGCATTAATGTGAATGTTTTATGCCCAAGAACAGTCTGAGCACAGACTGAATGGGGTTCCATGGCAGGATGCATCTGGGCAGTCCCTCTGCCAGCATTCAGCTCAGGACTGTGGCTGCTGAGTGCTGACCTCTTGAACATTTGTCCAAGACCATCCTTTTAGGATCTTATCTCTGGACTTGCAATAAGGTCTTCCCATTGAATATTTAGGCAGATTGGTTCATCAGCTTCTTACCCCTCAGGAATGTTGGAAGGAAGATTCTCCCTTGGGCAGGGAGAATTGGGTTAGAGATCACCTAGGGAAATGGGATATCCACAAATCCATGGCCCTTGTAGGGTTGCATCCACAATGCTGAGGAACTGGTGAACACCACAGTGGTCATCTTTGAAAGGTCTGACATCAGAAAAGGGGCCTGAGGCCTGGAAGAAAGCACATGTCACCCCATTCTTCAAAGAGGCCAAGAAGGAGGACCCAGGAAACCAGTCAGCCTCACCTCAATCCCAGGAGGGTGATGGAGCACCTCCTTCTGGAGGTTATCTCTAAGCCTGTGGAATACAAGAAGGTGAGCAGGAGAGTTGGCTTGAATTCACTGAAGGCAAATTATGCTTGACCAACATGGTTGCCTTCTACCATGAGACAACTACCTGGATGAAGATGGatgagggcagagcaggggatATTGTCTGCCTcgacttcagcaaggctttcAATATTGTCTCTCACAAGATTCTCTTAGACAAACTTAGGAAGTGTGGACTGGATGAGTGGACAGTAAGGTGGATTGAGAATTGGCTGAACAGCTGATTCCAGGGAGTCATAGTCAGTGGCACAAAGTCTAGCTGAAGGCCTGTCACACGTGGTGTTCCACAGGGTTCAGTACACCCATCCTTGTTTAACTTACTCACCAATGACTTGGATGAAGGGTAGATGCTTCCTCATCCTGTTTATTGATGACACCAAGCCGGGAGGAGTGGCCAGTACCCCAGAGTgttgtgcagcccttcagagggACAGgttggagagatgggcagagaggaATCTTCTGAAACTCAGCAAAGGCAAATGCAGGGCCCTACATGTGTGGAAGAATAACCCCAtgtcccagcacaggctgggggctgacctgctgggaaggagctcTTCAGAGAAGgatctgggggtcctggtggacaagaAGCtttccatgagccagcagtgtgccctggtcTCCAAGAAGCCAGTGGTGTCCTGGGatgcattaggaagagcattgccagcagggcGAGGGAGGTGAGGCTccactcagccctggtgaggcaaATCTGCAGTgctttgtccagttctgggctcctccaTCCACAAGAGACATGGATCTCCTGGAGCAGGTCTAGCAAAGGGGAATGAAGATCATTAGGTGAGGAAGTGCCtcatgaggaaaggctgagggagctgggcctgtttagCCGTGATAAGAGATGtctgagaggggacctcatcaTTGTCTATAAGTATCTGCAGGGAGGATGTCAGAGGAAGGAGCCAGGTGGTGGTGCCAAGACGACATGAGACAACGGGCAGAAACTGGAACACAGGAGGTTCCGCCTGAACaaaggaagaacttctttactgtgcatgTGTCTGAGCACTGGAGCAGATtacccagagaggttgtggagtctccctcactgcaGATATTCCAGAACCATCTGGAGGCAGTCCTGTCCCATGTGGTCTGGGATGACTCTGCTTGAGGAGAGGGGTTGAGACCAGATTACTCTAGTGGTGTAGTCCCTTCCAGCCTtacccattctgggattctgacCAGGCCCACTGAATTTCTTGGTGAATACTAGCAGATGTTCCCACAGAGAGGGTGGGGAGCATCACTTTCCTTGCACCTGACCACATGAGGGTGGGATGGTGCTTTACTTGCTTCAGAGGGTTCAGGAAACCTAACCACTAAGTAGCCCACATCTTCTTCCTTGTGTTAAGTGAACCTGCACCCTCCCTTCACTCATTCCTGGATCCCATCTCTTTCAGATCGTATCACTGAAAGAGTCTGACTTGTCTGTCGAGTCAGTCAAGCCCCTGTATTTTCCACCCAGTACCCTTCTGCTGGAGGCGCTTTGTCACTCATCCTGCTTGACTTGCAGTGGTGTGAGTTAGCTTTCCCCATATCAGGATTCCTTGGATGGACCTAAATGCGATGCTGACAGTCTTCACCAGAACACCTTTGGATTCCAGCTAACCTgtgttattattttatttatcatgTTTCTTAGTCAAGAGTTAGAGGACAAAGCTGCATAGAAAGTTGTTTCTCCGTTTGATCTGGAAGCTTGACTTTCCTAAGCCTTTTACCTTTGGCCATACTCTTTATACATTTATTGTTGCTGTGTCTCAGGTACCTGTGATATAGGGTGCCCCATAACTCACAGGTGATGACCAAGTAGGTCAAGTACTCTGGCTACAGAGAAGAAACCTCCTTTCAAGAGGAGAGGTAGGAATTAATGTAGAACACGGTGGAGGTACTGTCTCATTGGAAATGTACCTGGATGATGCATGGACAGGCTCCTGAAAACATCTGGCAAGCCACTGCACATGGTGATTAATGCTAGGAGTGATGGTAAAGCCATCATGATCAAGCTGGACAAATGTCACAGCACGATGGGAAGAGGCAGCATTTCCAGCTTTGAGAGCAGACTGCATCTGGGCTAAGTGCAAGAGGAAATAGAAATCAGAGTAGGAAGAAATGTAGTTAACTGATATTTTTAAGGGTCACAGTCATATGGTACAACTGCTAGATCAATCTAACCTGTTGGATAAAGGAATAGGCAAGAGCCATTGTGAATTTGCTTTACAAGTGATGTTAAAAGTCATATTCACTCTAGAACTGATAGCCAAGCATGCTCTGACACACAATTTCATCAAGGCATTGAAGGGTCTTCTATAAATACTCctgaatccccccaaaaaacatattgatttattttgtaCCTCCCCTGCTTTGCTTGACAAGGAAAACTGTGTTGTCAGTAGGAGACTTTGGCTTGGGATACCAAAGAATATGGTGTGCCAGGGGGAGTTTCTCATCAATTTACAAGTGATGGAATGCCCAAGTAAGGCAATGATTTTAGATGTCCTTATGACAGATGAAGATTGGTTTAAGATTGATGGTTGCCTAAGGACAAGGGATCAACCTTGATCAAGAGAAACAAATTGAGACATCAGCCAGAACAAAATGTCTCAGCTGAGAACTGAGTGTTGTTCTGTAACTTTTCCTTAGAGTGAAATAAGTGAACTTGTAGATCGTGGAAAGAGTGgtatttttccagtttttcaaaAGGCTGTGATTTAGTAACATGAGATAACTTTCAGTGAGTGAACTTCCTTGAGTAAGTGGCCATGTGATAAAAGTACTTGGAAATAAGAATAActaatagaaataataataaagctTGACctacattaagaaaaaataatccttcTAACAACTACAGCAACTGTGGTTAGGAGAAAAGGAATAGAGGGATAACAGAATAATGCAGCTGTCTGAAAAAGGGTCTTCAGCTGCTCATATCACCtcagagaaaaataacaatacttGAATGTTTAAGGAACTAACATGCTTGTTCTagttaaagaaaaatcaatcataacagtaatattttctttttattagctgaaattgggaaaataatcaaaattaGGCAAAAAAGAGAAGTACTCACCAGGTAAGTCTGCCCTGTGTATGGAAAATGTAGAATGTGCTCAGAAGGGAATGATGAAGCACTTTCCAGGCAGTTAGCAATAAGGAGGATCCTTGACAGGATCTCCAGCTGAGCACTGCTGCAGTTCCAGGCACGGATGACCTGGAGCACACTAATATCTGGGTGCATGGGGTGCTGTAGGGAGGAACAAGCCCCCACACAAAGCCTGAGGGTGCCTGGGGAGTTGGAGTGAGCAATGCTGAAAGTAAAGCATGGCGCTGGCGCTGCCTTCCTGCAAACAGTGTTTTGCAAAGCGCAGTAACCTCCACGCTGAGAAAAAAGCACTGGCTGCTGAAATCAATGGTTTGCCGAGGTCAGTTTTTAAAAGCATCAGGgaaaacatttaaagaaaagcCTGGGTGGATGGGCAAGCAAATGACGTCAGTGCTTAGTCTGACAGGGCATGGACAAAAGCCAATGAGAAACCAGTGGAGGGGGGCGGAGGCAAGAAATCGTGAAGGAATGGAAAAAATCTGCAGTTTAAGTAATATTTATAGAAGGACAACAAATTGACAGACAAAACTGGCACAATTTTTGATACGTAGAAATGATACAGACTCTCAAAAGGGCTAAATATCTCGGCCAAAAGTGCCAAGAGGcattacagaatatttctgaaTACAGTGAAAAGAGAGGTTCTGTTGCCAGACGTATATAGCCATGCATAGATACATCCAAGAGCAATAAATAGTGACCGACCTTGCCTAGGAGACAGTAGGATTGGAAAGACCTAGGGAGCAGGGCTCATGTGTGAGTTCTCAGCCAGACACTGAAGATGTCTTTAAACATCTTTAATC carries:
- the IFFO1 gene encoding non-homologous end joining factor IFFO1 isoform X5, with the protein product MNPLFGPNLFLLPQEQQGLAGPELPPPPAAEPLAGEPPAGPFPAPPAAMALRNDLGSNISVLKTLNLRFRCFLAKVHELERRNRQLEKQLQQALEEGAGGRGRGPPRRDQAVQTGFVGPIRTLGLGLGPGLGLGLGSARALGSPGSRPGGPGQPSAFSAGSRFMPGTIWSFSQARRLGPGPETTLVQGPGVSWVHPDGVGVQIDTITPEIRALYNVLAKVKRERDEYKRRWEEEYTVRVQLQDRVTELQEEAQEAEACQEELAMKVEQLKAELVVFKGLMSNNITELDTKIQEKAMKVDMDICRRIDITAKLCDVAQQRNCEDMIKMFQVPASVGRKRERKQVSDEDTSLSESDASRKPDEEEEDETTAMSINEEMQRMLNQLREYDFEDDCDSLTWEETEETLLLWEDFSGYAIAAAEVQGEQQDDSLEKVIKDTESLFKSREKEYQETIDQIELELATAKNDMNRHLHEYMEMCSMKRGLDVQMETCRRLITQSGDRKSPAFTPTSNSESAPNEESEESDRDPPSDASIR
- the IFFO1 gene encoding non-homologous end joining factor IFFO1 isoform X2, which translates into the protein MNPLFGPNLFLLPQEQQGLAGPELPPPPAAEPLAGEPPAGPFPAPPAAMALRNDLGSNISVLKTLNLRFRCFLAKVHELERRNRQLEKQLQQALEEGAGGRGRGPPRRDQAVQTGFVGPIRTLGLGLGPGLGLGLGSARALGSPGSRPGGPGQPSAFSAGSRFMPGTIWSFSQARRLGPGPETTLVQGPGVSWVHPDGVGVQIDTITPEIRALYNVLAKVKRERDEYKRRWEEEYTVRVQLQDRVTELQEEAQEAEACQEELAMKVEQLKAELVVFKGLMSNNITELDTKIQEKAMKVDMDICRRIDITAKLCDVAQQRNCEDMIKMFQSLHLSPVKVPASVGRKRERKQVSDEDTSLSESDASRKPDEEEEDETTAMSINEEMQRMLNQLREYDFEDDCDSLTWEETEETLLLWEDFSGYAIAAAEVQGEQDDSLEKVIKDTESLFKSREKEYQETIDQIELELATAKNDMNRHLHEYMEMCSMKRGLDVQMETCRRLITQSGDRKSPAFTPTSNSESAPNEESEESDRDPPSDASIR